The DNA region TCATATCGGCCCCATGTCCCGGAGTTTTTAGCTCGGAGTATGTGATGAAGGTCAATATCAGATGGGTGCGGGACGCCATGTTTGTGGCGGAGTCGGAAAGCGGTCATGCCCTGGTGATAGACGGGCCGCCGCAAGGGGGCGGGCGTAACCTGGGGGTGCGGCCCTTGGAAATGCTGCTCATGGGCATGGGGGGATGTACGGCCTACGATGTGGTGGCCATCTTGCGCAAAGCCCGTCAGAACGTAACCGATTGCGTGGCTGAGCTGAGCGCCGAGCGGGCGGAGACCGTGCCCAAGGTGTTCACCCGCATCCATGTGCACTTTGTGGTGAGCGGCCGCGGCCTGAAAGAAAGCGCCGTGGAACGGGCGGTGAAACTGTCGGCGGAAAAGTATTGCTCGGCTTCCATCATGTTGGCCAAGGCGGTGAACATCAGCCACGATTTTGAAATCCGGGAGGCTGGCTAAATCGCAGGGATTGCCTATAATGAGCGCCCTTTTCAGGCACAGGTGAACAGCAATGAGAAAGCCGCCGGCCACAGCGGGTTTGCGCCACGTCGCGCTGTTTGTGACGGATCTGGAGGCGTGCGAGCGCTTTTATGTGGATCTCCTGGGCATGGCCGTGGAATGGCGTCCTGACCCCGATAACGTTTATCTCACTTCCGGTTGTGACAACCTGGCTTTGCACCGCCTGCCTGAAGGCACCCGGGCCAGTGGTGCGCAGCGCCTGGATCATATCGGGTTTGTTCTGCGTGCACCTGAGGACGTGGACGCCTGGCATGCCTACCTGGCGGCCCACCGTGTGGCAATGAAAACCGAACCCCGGACCCACCGCGACGGGGCCCGCAGTTTTTATTGTTTTGACCCCGCGGGCAACACGGTGCAGATGATTCATCATCCTCCCATCGCCGGGGCATGAGGAGGCGATCCGTCTTTGCCGGCGAGCGCTGCGAATTTAAATGGTCCGCAAGATGAGCAGAAGCAAGGGTTTGGTCAGGCCCTTGAAAAAGCTGAAGCTGCACGGCTTCAACAATTTGACCAAGACGTTGAGTTTCAATATCTACGATATCTGCTTCGCCACCACTGAGCAGCAGCGGTGCGAGTACATCGAGTACATCGACGAAGCCTACAATGCCGAACGGCTGACTCAGATATTGACAGACGTGTCCAATATCATCGGTGCGACCATTCTCAACACCGCGCGCCAGGACTACGAGCCTCAGGGTGCCAGCGTCACTATGCTGATCTCGGAAGAGTCGGTGGCTTCGAACGTGCTCAGCAATGCGCCGGTGCCGGGGCCTTTGCCCGATGCGGTGGTGGCTCATCTGGACAAGAGCCACATCACTGTGCATACCTACCCGGAAAGCCATCCGGATAACGGTATCAGCACCTTCCGGGCGGATATCGATGTGTCCACCTGTGGCCGGATCTCACCACTTAAAGCTTTGAACTACCTCATTCACAGTTTCGAGTCCGACATCGTGATCATGGACTACCGGGTGCGGGGTTTCACCCGGGATGTGCGCGGCAAGAAGCATTTCATCGACCACGAAATCACTTCAATTCAAGATTTTATTGCCCGCGATACCAAGCAGCGCTATCAGATGATCGACGTCAACGTCTACCAGGAAAACATCTTCCACACCAAGATGATTCTGAAAGAGTTCGAGCTGGACAACTATTTGTTTGGTACCGGCGTGGACGAGCTGGCGCCGCGGGAGCGGACCGCCATTCGGCAGCGTCTGCAACGGGAGATGGCGGAGATTTTCTACGGCGAGAACCTCAAATAAACCGCAAGTTGTTGTTTGGCTTACAGCCTGTAGGCGGTTTTGGTCATGACCTTGGAGGTCAGGGTCATCAGCGTTTTGATGGGGGCGGGCAGCGCCGCGCCCCCGGCCGCCAGGGCAGTGGTGGCGTGGCGGAGTTCGTCTTCCCGCATTTGTTCCAGCACCGCACGGCTTTTTTGGTCTTGTTCCGGCAGGCGTGCCAGGTGACCGTCCAGATGTTTCACCACCTGCCGCTCCGTTTCCACCACAAAACCCAGACTCCACTTGTCTCCGGCTAGGCCGGCGAGGGCGCCGATGGCGAAGGAGCCACCGTACCACAGCGGATTCAAATAACTGGTGTGGCTGTTGAGTTGTCTGATGCGGCGCTCGCACCAGTCGAGATGATCGTTTTCTTCCAGCGCCGCGCGTTCCATTTTTTCCCGCACATCGGGCAGCTTGGCCGTCAGCGCCTGGCCCTGGTAGAGGGCCTGGGCGCACACTTCGCCGGTGTGGTTCACCCGCATCAGGCTGGCCGCTGTTTTGCGCGCTGTGGCGCTTAACTCCGGTTCCGGCTTGGTGGCGGCGGGATCGGGTCGCTCCGTGGTTTGCGGCCGGCCGAAAACGGTGCGCAGGGCGCGGTCCACGTTGATCACCAAACGGTCCAGGGGGCTGAGAGTGCGAGTTGTCATGGCAGGGGAAGATACAAGACCCGGGCAGGGTGAGGCAAGGGGGGTCAGCCGAGCCGCGAGGCAAGCACGGACACCGGGTGCAGTACCTTAACGTGCAGCCCCGCCGCGAGCAGCCCCGCCCGCAAATGCAGCGCGCAGCCCGTATTGGACGTCGCCAGCAGTGTCGCCCCGCTGTCCCGCAGCGCCCGGATTTTTCTATCCCCCAGGGCATCGGCCATGGCCGGCTCGTTCAGCACATAACTGCCCGCAGCGCCGCAGCACTGCTCGTTGCCGGGCAGGGGGACAGGTTCCACGCCCGGAATCCTCCCCAGCAGCCGGTACGCGTGGGTCTGCTGCCGCAAGGGGTAGCGCAGCGAGCAGGGTTCCTGCACCGCGATCCTGATGGGCCAGGACCGAAAGCGGGTGGTGGGCGGCCATTGGGCTGTGGCCAGAAATTCGCACACATCCCGGACTGGCGTGGCCGGGGCCGGCGTCGCTTCTGTCAGCTCGGCGCCACAAGCGCTGGCGGTGGTGATGACCGCCTCGACATCGTATTGGTCGAAGGCGTGCCGGTTGCGTTTGCGCAGCTCGCGGGCCGTGCCGGGCTGGCCATTGTGCTGGTGCAGGGCGCCACAACAGCCCTGCGCTTTCGGAACATGGACGTCGTAGCCGCAGTGATTGAGCACGGTGATGGCGTCAGTCAGGGTCACGCGATCCACCACCTCCGCCACGCACCCCAGGAACAAGGCTACGCTGCCCTGGCGCGGGCCACGGGCGCGATAACAGTCCTGCCACGGAGTCTGCGGTGCCAACGGTGGCAGCAGGCGGCTCAGGCGGCGGGTGTCCGGCCTGAGCAAGCCGCTGTGGCGTGCCAGCCATACGGCGCCGCTTTGTTGCGCAGCCCTGAGTCTGCGTCCCAGCTTGCGCAGCTCATCACGGTCGCCCACGGTGGCGAGCAGTCGCTGCACCAGCGGTGAAAGCGTTCGTTCGTGGTTGAACGCTTCGCGCGTGCCGTCCAGCAGCCTGCCGTAGGCCACCCCGGCGGGGCAGGCCGCTTCGCAGGCCCGGCAGCCCAGGCAATGGTCCAGATGGGCCTGCAGGCGGGATCCGGCCGGCAGGTCCCCGCGCAGATACGCGTTCATCAGGGCGATGCGGCCGCGGGGCGATTCCCCTTCATCTTCCCGTACGAGGTAAGTGGGGCAATGGGGCAGGCACAGGCCGCATTGCACGCAACGCTGGGTTTCGGCCAGTAACGGGCTGGGGTCGGAAAGCAAGGAAACGGCCACCTGAAAACAAAACGCTATGATATGTTAGTGCATCGTGTTGCGCCTCGCTGTTTCTGGCGCCGTGTCTGCGAAGGATGATCATGTCTTACTACCGCCATCACGTATTTTTCTGCACCAACCGGCGTGACGACGGCGCCCAAAGTTGCGGCGAATGCGGTGCGCTGGAGCTGCGCCATCACGCCAAGCAACGCATCAAAGCCCTCAACTTGCGCGGTGCGGGCGGCGTGCGCATCAACACCGCCGGCTGTCTGGACCGTTGCGGCGAGGGGCCGGTGTTGGTGGTTTATCCCGAAGGGGTGTGGTACAGCTACGTGGACCGGGAAGACATCGATGAAATCATCGACGAACATCTGGTCAGGGGGCGCGTGGTCGAACGCCTGAAAATTTAGATGATCGTCGAGGCCCGGGGGCTGGTCAAACACGATGGCGGGCGGGCCGTGGTCGATGGCGTTTCCTTACCGGGTGTACGCCGGCAAGTGCGTGGGCGCGCCGGGTCCCAATGGCGCGGGCGAGACCACCGTGCTGCGCATGCTGTTGGGGGCGGCGCCACCCGATGGCGGAACGTTGAAAGTCCTGGGCTGGCCCATTCCCAGGCGCCCGCGGAAAGCCCGGGCCGGTCCGGGCGGGACCGGTCTGTTGCCGTTGGCCCACGCGGTGGCACTGGTGCGGCCCTTGACGGCGGGGGGACGAGGGCCCCGTCCGCTGCTGCATACCGCGGTTTTGGCGGCCTACGGCGTTGCGGTTTTTTTGTGCCCTGCTGGTGTTTCGCCGTCGTTCGCTCCGCTGAAACCGACCGGCACCTCCGCAGCTCCAATCCTGCCTTGTGTCCCACGCCCGGCTTCGGTAAAATCCGCTGTTTCCGTGAATCGGACAGGTAAGGGCGAGATCGATGAAGACCTTTAGCGCAAAACCAGAGACCGTCGAACGCGACTGGTATGTGGTGGATGCCAGCGGCAAAACGCTGGGGCGGCTGGCCAGTGAAATTGCGCGCAGACTGCGCGGCAAGCACAAGGCCGTGTACACCCCCCATGTGGATACCGGCGATTACATCGTGGTGATCAATGCCGAAAAAGTGCGCGTCACCGGCAACAAGGCTGAGGACAAAATGTATCATCACCACACGGGCTATATCGGTGGCTTGAAATCTTTTAGCTTCGCCAAATTGCGCGCGCGGGCCCCGGAGCGGATCATCGAGCGCGCCGTCAAAGGCATGTTGCCGAAAAACCCGTTGGGCCGGGCCATGTTCAAAAAGCTCAAAGTGTACGCCGGCCCCGAGCACCGCCACGCAGCGCAACAACCGCAACCCCTAGATATTTAACGCATTCAGGACATCTCCATGGCAGCACAAGTATCTTACGGCACCGGCCGCCGCAAAAGTTCCACGGCGCGGGTTTTTCTGACCTCCGGTTCCGGCAAAATCACCGTCAACAAACGCACGCTGGACCACTACTTTGGCCGCGAAACCGCGCGCCGCATTGTCATGCAGTCGCTGGAAGTCACAGACATGAAAGATGCCGTGGATATCACCGTGACCGTGACCGGCGGTGGCGGCAGCGGCCAGGCCGGGGCCATCCGGCATGGCATCGCCCGCGCCCTGCTGGCCCACGACGAAACCCTGCGCAGCCCCTTGCGCAAGGCCGGCTACCTCACCCGCGATGCCCGCGAAGTGGAGCGCAAGAAGGTCGGTTTGCACAAGGCGCGCAAACGCCCGCAGTACTCGAAGCGTTAAACCTGACCCGCGGGCTTCACGCCGCAAGGCACAGCTTGAAGGCTTCAGGTTGTGGACTTGCGGGCTGTGTTTTCTTTGGTTTGCCGCTGCTGGGGGATCGTCTAGCGGCAGGACAGCGGACTCTGACTCCGTTAACCCAGGTTCGAATCCTGGTCCCCCAGCCATTCTCCTTGTCTCCGCCGGTGTGGCGGTTCTCATTCCCTGATTGATTTGGGGCTTGCGCTGCGCGGCTGAAACGCCGACACTGTCCCCCGTTTTGTGCTCACGCCCGCTGTCCAGGGACTGGATGTACACGCGCTGCCCCCATTGCCGAACCGCTTTTTCCATTACTTCCGCTCAGCTCAGCGCAGCCGGGGGGCGCGTGCGCTGCGGCCGGTGCAGCGGCCTGTTCAGCGCCCTGGACGGGCTGGTGGACGATGCCGCTGAACTGACGGGCAAGGCGCCGGGGCTGCGCGCTGGCAGCCATCCGTCGGCTCCGCCTGGCCCGGCGTTTCTGCGGGCCGAAAACGACATCGACACCTCGTTCATCCCCTCCGTGGACGCGGCATTGCGCGCCCCCGCCCCGGTGGTGGCGCCTCCGGCCCCGGCTGGTCGTGCCGCGCCCGCCCGGTTGTTGTGGGGGCTGGGCAGCCTGGTGTTGCTGGGGGGCTTGCTGGCTCAGCTCACGTTCTACCAACTGGACGGTTTGTCCCAGCACCAGCCCCTGCGTCCCTGGCTGGCCGCTTTCTGCGGTCTGGCCGATTGTGAGCTGCCCTTGCGGCGCCAGCCCGCGGCACTGCGCCTGCTGCAGGGCACGGTGCAAAGACGGGCCACTGAGGCGGGCGCCCTGGACGTGACGGTGACCTTGGTGAACGAGGATGATGACACCCTGGCTTTTCCGCAGGTGGCGCTGACGTTTTCCGATTTGCAGGGCACAGTGGTGGCCGGCCGGCGCTTCCGGCCTGAGGAGTACCTTCCCGCAGACACCTCCCCCGCCGCCGGCCTGGCCCCGGGGCGGCCGCTGACCATTGAGTTCACCATCGTCGATCCCGGTGCCCGCGCCGTGAGTTACAATTTCGAGCTGCTCTGAATCCGAGCGAGCTGCTCCCGCCCGGGACTGAGGGCCAGCCCTTTATCCACGGCCGCCTTGGGGGTATCATGACGCCCTTTTTCTGCTGTGGCCGGATCCCATGCGCATCGGTCCCTACCTGCTCGCCAACCCTGTCGCGCTGGCCCCCATGGCGGGTGTCACCGACCGGCCCTATCGCACCCTGTGCCGCGACCTGGGCGCGGGTCTGGCGGTGTCGGAGATGGTGAGTGCCAAGGCGCTGCTGTGGGGCAGCGCAAAGACCCGCCGCCGCATCGATCATCGCGGTGAACCCGAGCCCCGGGTAGTGCAGATCGCGGGCGCCGAGCCGGCCATGATGGCGGATGCGGCCCGCTTCAACGTGGAACGCGGGGCGCAGGTGATCGACATCAACATGGGCTGCCCGGCGAAAAAGGTCTGCCGGGTCATGGCCGGCTCGGCGCTGCTGCGGGACGAGGCCCTGGTGGCGGAAATTTTGAACGCGGTGGTGCGCGCCGTGGATGTTCCGGTTACACTAAAGTTCCGCACCGGCTGGGACCGGGCTCATCGCAACGGTCCCAGCGTGGCGCGCATCGCTGAGGACGCGGGCATTCAGGCCCTTGCGGTACACGGCCGTACCCGTGCTTGCGCGTACCGGGGAGACGCGGAGTACGACACTATCGCCGCCATCAAAGAAGCGGTATCCATTCCCGTGCTGGCCAACGGCGACATCGACTCGCCGGCCAAAGCACGCGAAATCCTCGACTATACTAAAGCCGATGGCGTGATGATCGGTCGAGCGGCTTTGGGGCGTCCGTGGCTCCCGGGGCAGGTGGCCCATTTTCTGAACACGGGCGAGTGTCGCCCCGACCCCACGCCGGCGGTGGTGGCATCCCTGGTGGTAAAGCATTTGGAGGCGCTTTATACCTTCTACGGGGGGCGCACCGGCGTCCTGGTGGCGCGCAAGCACTTGGCCTGGTACAGCAAAACATATCCCGGCGGCGCAGGCTTCCGCCGGATGATCAGCCAGGCGGGGACCATGGAGGAGCAGCTTGCCGGCGTCCGCCGTTTTTTCTTTGAGCGACAACAAAGATCAGAATTTGCTGGCAAACATGACTGCACTACTTTCTCCGACCTCCAATCCCGGTTTTGTGGAACGCCGCAAACAACCCTTGAGTAATGCCGTGCGCGTGGCCATGGATTTGTATTTTCAAGACCTGAACGACGGGCCGCCGGGCAATCTCTACCACATGGTGATCCACGAGGTGGAACGCCCGCTGCTGGAAGCGGTGATGCGCCACGCTCAGGGCAACCAGAGCCAGGCTGCGAAAATACTCGGCATCAACCGGGCCACCTTGCGCAAGAAGCTGGCCGAGCACGGTTTGATGAAAACAACATAACCCACCTCTGCTCCAGGGGTGGGGTGCGCGACGAAGCGCGCAGCGTGTCCCGTCCCGCAAAAGCGTGGTGCTCACCGCCTTAACCTGGCGGTTGGAACTTCGGTCAATCCCTCATTCGGACTAACTCAATGACTTCAGCCCAAACGCCCATCCGCCGGGCGCTGCTCAGCGTCTCGGACAAAGACGGTATTGTGGACTTCGCCCGCGCCCTGGCCGGGCGGGGGGTGGTGCTGCTTTCCACTGGTGGCACAGCCGCCTTGTTGCGCCGGCATGAGATTCCGGTCACCGACGTCTCCGAACACACCGGTTTCCCGGAAATGATGGCCGGGCGCATCAAAACCTTGCACCCTAAAATCCATGGAGGGTTGCTGGGGCGGCGCGGGGCGGATGAGGCTGTGATGGCGGAGCACGGCATTGACCCCATCGATCTGGTGGTGGTGAATCTCTATCCCTTCGAGCAAACCGTGGCGCGGCCGGACTGCACCTTGAGCGATGCCATTGAAAACATTGATATCGGTGGTCCCGCCATGCTGCGGGCGGCGGCGAAAAATCACGCGGCGGTGACGGTGGTGGTGGACCCCGCTGACTATGAGTTGGTGCTGGCCGAGCTGGCGGAACACGGCGCCATCCAGGCGGACACCCGTTTTGACCTGGCGGTGAAAACCTTCGAACACACGGCCCGCTACGACGGCGCCATCGCCAATTATCTGGGCGCCGTGGACCGCCAGGGCGGGCGCTGCCGTTTTCCGCGCACCCACAATGCGCAATGGCACAAGGCCGGGGATTTGCGCTACGGTGAAAATCCTCACCAGGCCGCTGCGTTTTACACGGAGGCACGGCCGGCGGAGGCCGGGGTCGCCACCGCCCGGCAACTGCAGGGCAAGGCCCTGTCTTTCAACAATATTGCCGATACCGACGCCGCGCTGGAGTGCGTCAAAAGCTTCCCCGAGGGGCCGGCCTGCGTCATTGTCAAACACGCCAACCCCTGCGGCGTGGCCCTGGGAGGCAGCCTGTTGGAGGCCTATGATTGTGCCTACCGCACCGATCCCACCTCGGCCTTCGGCGGCATCATCGCTTTCAATCGAGACCTGGACGCGGCCACGGCCGAGGCCATCGTCTCGCGCCAGTTTGTCGAAGTCATCATCGCCCCCGCGGTGGATGAGGCGGCCCTGACCGTGCTGTCGGCCAAGAAAAACGTGCGTGTGCTGGCCTGCGGCGAATGGCCCGCGGCGCGCGCCGCCAGCTTGGACTGCAAGCGGGTGACCGGGGGGCTGCTGGTGCAGGAGCGCGACATTGCCGAAGTGGGCCCGGCACAGCTCAAAACCGTCAGCCGGCGCGCGCCCCGCCCGGAAGAGCTGAACGATTTGTTGTTCGCCTGGCGGGTGGCGAAATACGTTAAATCCAATGCCATTGTCTACGCCAAAGAGCGCATGACCATCGGCATCGGCGCCGGGCAGATGAGCCGGGTGTATTCCGCCAGAATCGCCGGCATCAAGGCCGCGGACGAAGGCCTGGAGGTGCACGGCTCGGTGATGGCTTCCGATGCCTTTTTCCCCTTCCGCGACGGCATCGATGCGGCGGCGGAAGCCGGGGTGAGTGCCGTTATCCAGCCGGGCGGTTCCCTGCGCGACGAAGAAATCATCCGGGCCGCTGACGAACATGGCCTGGCCATGGTGTTCACCGGGGTGCGGCATTTTCGGCATTGACAGGCCTGGTTCAGGAAGCCCTGATCAATTCATATCGTCGCTGGCAGGGCCCTGGTGGCCGGGGTCACTCTGCGATAAAACCTTGTGCGGGAGCACTGCCCTCGGTGCGAAGAGGGGGCGGCGAGTCAAAAAAACCGGGGGCATCTCTCGATGCCCCCGGTGTTCGGCGGGCCGTCCCGGCCCTGATCCCTCTTCCTGACGGTGATGACGATTAACTCACCGGTTTGCCTTCCGAGTACTTTACCTCGGTTCCCGTGGGCTTGGCGCCCATGCCGTGGGGGGTGAAGTCCGGGACGGTGTCGAGATCCACACTGCTGGTCTGATCCAGGTCAGGCAGGCCGGTCTCGGCCGCGGCTTCCTCGTCGGTCAAAACGTCCAGGAAGACGCTGACTTCCATGGGCTTGACGTAGTACTCGGTGCCGTCGGTGCCGGTCATCAAAGTGCCCGCAGGGATGCTGATGACCTTGTCGGCGATCTCCTGACTCATCTGCCAGCCGTTTTTGGACAGCTCCCAGTAGAGATCCGGCAAGCCGTGCATCCAGCCGTCGTATTGCAGCGACAGCGTCTTCTCATCGCCGCCTTTGTTGGTGAGGGTCACCGGATTGAGCTGGATAGGATTGGACAGCAGCACATACTCGCCCGAGCCATCGGTCTTCACCAGGAACTGCTGCGTGCCCCAGCCGTCTTGCGAGTATTCCCAGTTGAACTCCATGGGGCGCATGTCGGGGTCGGTGGGGAAGCCGAACTCGTCCACGTCGATGGCCGTGCCGTCGGCCGCCAGCGGCTGATCGCCGCTATTGTAAGCCTGCAGGCCCCATTCGCCGCTGGTGTAGACGGTGGGGGTGGTGGATTCGTCCACATCCTGCGTGGCCGGATCATCGGAGGCGTAGATCAGCTTGAGGTAGTTGTCGTCACTGCTGTCGGTGACGAAGGTGAACTTCA from Gammaproteobacteria bacterium includes:
- a CDS encoding 50S ribosomal protein L13 translates to MKTFSAKPETVERDWYVVDASGKTLGRLASEIARRLRGKHKAVYTPHVDTGDYIVVINAEKVRVTGNKAEDKMYHHHTGYIGGLKSFSFAKLRARAPERIIERAVKGMLPKNPLGRAMFKKLKVYAGPEHRHAAQQPQPLDI
- the purH gene encoding bifunctional phosphoribosylaminoimidazolecarboxamide formyltransferase/IMP cyclohydrolase; the protein is MTSAQTPIRRALLSVSDKDGIVDFARALAGRGVVLLSTGGTAALLRRHEIPVTDVSEHTGFPEMMAGRIKTLHPKIHGGLLGRRGADEAVMAEHGIDPIDLVVVNLYPFEQTVARPDCTLSDAIENIDIGGPAMLRAAAKNHAAVTVVVDPADYELVLAELAEHGAIQADTRFDLAVKTFEHTARYDGAIANYLGAVDRQGGRCRFPRTHNAQWHKAGDLRYGENPHQAAAFYTEARPAEAGVATARQLQGKALSFNNIADTDAALECVKSFPEGPACVIVKHANPCGVALGGSLLEAYDCAYRTDPTSAFGGIIAFNRDLDAATAEAIVSRQFVEVIIAPAVDEAALTVLSAKKNVRVLACGEWPAARAASLDCKRVTGGLLVQERDIAEVGPAQLKTVSRRAPRPEELNDLLFAWRVAKYVKSNAIVYAKERMTIGIGAGQMSRVYSARIAGIKAADEGLEVHGSVMASDAFFPFRDGIDAAAEAGVSAVIQPGGSLRDEEIIRAADEHGLAMVFTGVRHFRH
- a CDS encoding (2Fe-2S) ferredoxin domain-containing protein; amino-acid sequence: MSYYRHHVFFCTNRRDDGAQSCGECGALELRHHAKQRIKALNLRGAGGVRINTAGCLDRCGEGPVLVVYPEGVWYSYVDREDIDEIIDEHLVRGRVVERLKI
- the coq7 gene encoding 2-polyprenyl-3-methyl-6-methoxy-1,4-benzoquinone monooxygenase; the encoded protein is MTTRTLSPLDRLVINVDRALRTVFGRPQTTERPDPAATKPEPELSATARKTAASLMRVNHTGEVCAQALYQGQALTAKLPDVREKMERAALEENDHLDWCERRIRQLNSHTSYLNPLWYGGSFAIGALAGLAGDKWSLGFVVETERQVVKHLDGHLARLPEQDQKSRAVLEQMREDELRHATTALAAGGAALPAPIKTLMTLTSKVMTKTAYRL
- the speD gene encoding adenosylmethionine decarboxylase, producing the protein MSRSKGLVRPLKKLKLHGFNNLTKTLSFNIYDICFATTEQQRCEYIEYIDEAYNAERLTQILTDVSNIIGATILNTARQDYEPQGASVTMLISEESVASNVLSNAPVPGPLPDAVVAHLDKSHITVHTYPESHPDNGISTFRADIDVSTCGRISPLKALNYLIHSFESDIVIMDYRVRGFTRDVRGKKHFIDHEITSIQDFIARDTKQRYQMIDVNVYQENIFHTKMILKEFELDNYLFGTGVDELAPRERTAIRQRLQREMAEIFYGENLK
- a CDS encoding DUF3426 domain-containing protein; amino-acid sequence: MYTRCPHCRTAFSITSAQLSAAGGRVRCGRCSGLFSALDGLVDDAAELTGKAPGLRAGSHPSAPPGPAFLRAENDIDTSFIPSVDAALRAPAPVVAPPAPAGRAAPARLLWGLGSLVLLGGLLAQLTFYQLDGLSQHQPLRPWLAAFCGLADCELPLRRQPAALRLLQGTVQRRATEAGALDVTVTLVNEDDDTLAFPQVALTFSDLQGTVVAGRRFRPEEYLPADTSPAAGLAPGRPLTIEFTIVDPGARAVSYNFELL
- a CDS encoding OsmC family protein; the protein is MKVNIRWVRDAMFVAESESGHALVIDGPPQGGGRNLGVRPLEMLLMGMGGCTAYDVVAILRKARQNVTDCVAELSAERAETVPKVFTRIHVHFVVSGRGLKESAVERAVKLSAEKYCSASIMLAKAVNISHDFEIREAG
- a CDS encoding (Fe-S)-binding protein — protein: MAVSLLSDPSPLLAETQRCVQCGLCLPHCPTYLVREDEGESPRGRIALMNAYLRGDLPAGSRLQAHLDHCLGCRACEAACPAGVAYGRLLDGTREAFNHERTLSPLVQRLLATVGDRDELRKLGRRLRAAQQSGAVWLARHSGLLRPDTRRLSRLLPPLAPQTPWQDCYRARGPRQGSVALFLGCVAEVVDRVTLTDAITVLNHCGYDVHVPKAQGCCGALHQHNGQPGTARELRKRNRHAFDQYDVEAVITTASACGAELTEATPAPATPVRDVCEFLATAQWPPTTRFRSWPIRIAVQEPCSLRYPLRQQTHAYRLLGRIPGVEPVPLPGNEQCCGAAGSYVLNEPAMADALGDRKIRALRDSGATLLATSNTGCALHLRAGLLAAGLHVKVLHPVSVLASRLG
- a CDS encoding 30S ribosomal protein S9 encodes the protein MAAQVSYGTGRRKSSTARVFLTSGSGKITVNKRTLDHYFGRETARRIVMQSLEVTDMKDAVDITVTVTGGGGSGQAGAIRHGIARALLAHDETLRSPLRKAGYLTRDAREVERKKVGLHKARKRPQYSKR
- a CDS encoding Fis family transcriptional regulator: MTALLSPTSNPGFVERRKQPLSNAVRVAMDLYFQDLNDGPPGNLYHMVIHEVERPLLEAVMRHAQGNQSQAAKILGINRATLRKKLAEHGLMKTT
- the dusB gene encoding tRNA dihydrouridine synthase DusB, giving the protein MRIGPYLLANPVALAPMAGVTDRPYRTLCRDLGAGLAVSEMVSAKALLWGSAKTRRRIDHRGEPEPRVVQIAGAEPAMMADAARFNVERGAQVIDINMGCPAKKVCRVMAGSALLRDEALVAEILNAVVRAVDVPVTLKFRTGWDRAHRNGPSVARIAEDAGIQALAVHGRTRACAYRGDAEYDTIAAIKEAVSIPVLANGDIDSPAKAREILDYTKADGVMIGRAALGRPWLPGQVAHFLNTGECRPDPTPAVVASLVVKHLEALYTFYGGRTGVLVARKHLAWYSKTYPGGAGFRRMISQAGTMEEQLAGVRRFFFERQQRSEFAGKHDCTTFSDLQSRFCGTPQTTLE
- a CDS encoding VOC family protein, producing MRKPPATAGLRHVALFVTDLEACERFYVDLLGMAVEWRPDPDNVYLTSGCDNLALHRLPEGTRASGAQRLDHIGFVLRAPEDVDAWHAYLAAHRVAMKTEPRTHRDGARSFYCFDPAGNTVQMIHHPPIAGA